The following proteins come from a genomic window of Streptomyces sp. Sge12:
- the dnaB gene encoding replicative DNA helicase, with the protein MDDPWADSGPGDRLPARSRRNSEGRGRGDEQHDRGREGGSWDSGGGGGFERVPPQDLDAEQSVLGGMLLSKDAIADVVEVLKGHDFYRPSHETIYQAILDLYAKGEPADPITVGAELTRRGEISKVGGASYLHTLVQSVPTAANAEYYAEIVHERAVLRRLVAAGTKITQMGYAADGDVDEIVNSAQAEIYAVTEQRTSEDYLPLGDIMEGALDEIEAIGSRSGQMSGVPTGFTDLDSLTNGLHPGQMIVIAARPAMGKSTLALDFARACSIKSNLPSVIFSLEMGRNEIAMRLLSAEARVALHHMRSGTMTDDDWTRLARRMPDVSAAPLYIDDSPNLSMMEIRAKCRRLKQRNDLSLVVIDYLQLMQSGGSRRPESRQQEVSDMSRNLKLLAKELEVPVIALSQLNRGPEQRTDKKPMVSDLRESGSIEQDADMVILLHREDAYEKESPRAGEADLIVAKHRNGPTATITVAFQGHYSRFVDMANT; encoded by the coding sequence ATGGACGACCCCTGGGCCGACAGCGGTCCGGGTGACCGTCTGCCCGCCCGTTCGCGCCGCAACAGCGAAGGCCGTGGCCGCGGGGACGAACAGCACGACCGGGGCCGCGAGGGCGGCTCCTGGGACTCCGGCGGGGGCGGCGGCTTCGAGCGCGTCCCTCCGCAGGACCTCGACGCGGAGCAGTCGGTGCTCGGCGGCATGCTGCTCTCGAAGGACGCCATCGCGGACGTCGTCGAGGTCCTCAAGGGCCATGACTTCTACCGGCCCTCGCACGAGACGATCTACCAGGCCATCCTCGACCTGTACGCCAAGGGCGAGCCGGCCGACCCGATCACCGTCGGCGCCGAGCTGACCCGGCGCGGCGAGATCAGCAAGGTGGGCGGGGCCTCGTACCTGCACACCCTGGTCCAGTCCGTGCCGACCGCGGCGAACGCCGAGTACTACGCGGAGATCGTCCACGAGCGGGCCGTCCTGCGCCGCCTGGTCGCGGCCGGTACGAAGATCACGCAGATGGGCTACGCCGCCGACGGTGACGTCGACGAGATCGTCAACAGCGCCCAGGCCGAGATCTACGCCGTCACCGAGCAGCGGACCTCCGAGGACTACCTGCCGCTCGGCGACATCATGGAGGGCGCCCTCGACGAGATCGAGGCGATCGGCTCCCGCAGCGGCCAGATGTCGGGCGTCCCCACCGGCTTCACCGACCTGGACTCGCTGACCAACGGTCTGCACCCGGGCCAGATGATCGTCATCGCTGCCCGTCCCGCCATGGGTAAGTCCACGCTCGCGCTGGACTTCGCCCGGGCCTGCTCCATCAAGAGCAACCTGCCGAGCGTGATCTTCTCCCTCGAAATGGGGCGCAACGAGATCGCCATGCGTCTGCTCTCGGCGGAGGCCCGGGTGGCGCTGCACCACATGCGCTCAGGCACGATGACGGACGACGACTGGACCCGGCTGGCCCGCCGGATGCCGGACGTCTCGGCCGCCCCGCTCTACATCGACGACTCCCCCAACCTGTCGATGATGGAGATCCGGGCCAAGTGCCGTCGGCTCAAGCAGCGCAACGACCTCTCGCTCGTGGTCATCGACTACCTCCAGCTGATGCAGTCGGGCGGCTCGCGCCGGCCGGAGAGCCGTCAGCAGGAGGTTTCGGACATGTCCCGAAACCTCAAGCTGCTGGCGAAGGAGCTGGAGGTCCCCGTGATCGCGCTCTCCCAGCTGAACCGTGGTCCCGAGCAGCGCACGGACAAGAAGCCCATGGTCTCCGACCTGCGTGAATCGGGCTCGATCGAGCAGGACGCGGACATGGTGATCCTGCTGCACCGCGAGGACGCGTACGAGAAGGAGTCCCCCCGCGCCGGTGAGGCCGACCTGATCGTCGCGAAGCACCGTAACGGCCCCACGGCCACGATCACGGTGGCCTTCCAGGGCCACTATTCACGCTTCGTGGACATGGCCAACACGTAG